In Pseudomonadota bacterium, one DNA window encodes the following:
- the dnaA gene encoding chromosomal replication initiator protein DnaA gives MSGNLFLGSLASEETIPTIKEDASASLVSRSLISSENTIQNDASSSSTTIEQGWALAIAEVCGNTNQHIVTAYIEPLEIDTTASTREIVVVRGPSRLVCNYVITNFSAALRERLSHFLECSELLLSIIPREQLPATQPGDAPSGLRKPATPFIVKRVRTNPGESLPGALPGAQTGAQTKSPSYSPYGTPAKLAAHEPELHNNITPRYTFSDFVVGNSNQFCHAAAMRVAEKPGQSYNPLFIYGGVGLGKTHLLHAIGNAVLQRSPEARVLYMSSETFTNELILALRYAKMEEFKRRLRTIEVLLIDDIQFISGKERTQEEFFHTFNALYSAKRQIVITSDKIPTDIPGIEERLQTRFLWGLTADLQAPDFETRVAILKQKALSEDFHLPEEVAHLISERISSNVRELEGALTRLYAVSSIQNVPISMDMARAALKPLLQPKVVNITVEDIKKAVANHFSIKVSDIISKRRTKNLSFPRHIAMYLCRKHTTASYPEIGERFGGRDHSSVIHAASVVSSKLSTDAQTKVFVADIEKRLFG, from the coding sequence ATGAGCGGTAACCTCTTTTTAGGTAGCCTCGCTTCAGAGGAAACAATCCCAACTATAAAAGAAGACGCCTCGGCGTCGTTGGTCTCTCGTTCTCTAATCTCCTCTGAAAACACCATACAAAACGATGCAAGCAGCTCTTCGACTACGATTGAGCAAGGCTGGGCGCTAGCTATCGCAGAGGTCTGCGGCAACACAAATCAACACATCGTAACCGCTTACATCGAACCACTTGAGATCGATACTACTGCCTCAACAAGGGAGATCGTGGTAGTTCGAGGCCCTTCGCGCCTGGTCTGTAACTACGTTATAACGAACTTTTCGGCGGCTCTACGCGAAAGGCTCTCCCATTTTCTTGAGTGCTCTGAGCTACTCCTTTCGATCATTCCTAGGGAGCAGCTCCCTGCCACACAACCAGGAGACGCCCCCTCTGGGCTCCGTAAGCCTGCAACACCGTTTATCGTAAAACGTGTGCGTACTAACCCAGGTGAATCTCTCCCTGGCGCACTCCCTGGTGCGCAAACTGGCGCGCAAACTAAGTCGCCCTCCTATAGCCCCTATGGCACGCCCGCCAAACTAGCTGCTCATGAGCCCGAGCTCCATAACAACATAACTCCGCGCTATACCTTCTCTGATTTCGTAGTTGGTAATAGTAATCAGTTCTGCCACGCCGCTGCGATGCGGGTAGCTGAAAAGCCTGGCCAGAGCTACAACCCGCTCTTTATCTACGGTGGAGTTGGTCTTGGAAAGACCCATCTTTTGCACGCTATAGGGAATGCCGTGCTGCAACGCTCCCCAGAAGCGCGCGTTCTCTATATGTCCTCTGAAACCTTTACAAACGAGCTTATTCTCGCTCTCCGATACGCCAAGATGGAGGAGTTTAAGCGCAGATTGAGAACGATTGAGGTTCTACTGATAGATGATATCCAGTTTATCAGCGGCAAGGAGCGTACTCAGGAGGAGTTCTTTCATACGTTTAACGCCCTCTATAGCGCCAAGCGCCAGATTGTAATCACCTCAGATAAGATTCCAACCGATATTCCTGGCATTGAGGAGCGACTACAGACGCGCTTCTTATGGGGGCTTACGGCCGATCTGCAGGCGCCTGATTTTGAAACCCGCGTTGCAATCTTAAAGCAAAAGGCCCTTAGTGAGGACTTTCACCTACCGGAGGAGGTTGCGCACCTTATCTCTGAGCGTATCTCCTCAAACGTTCGGGAGCTTGAGGGCGCTCTGACGCGACTATACGCCGTCAGCTCCATTCAAAACGTTCCGATCTCGATGGATATGGCGCGCGCCGCTCTCAAGCCACTTCTTCAACCTAAGGTTGTTAATATAACGGTTGAAGATATTAAGAAGGCCGTTGCTAATCACTTCAGCATTAAGGTTAGTGATATTATTTCAAAGCGTCGCACTAAGAACCTATCCTTTCCAAGGCATATCGCGATGTATCTTTGCCGCAAACATACGACCGCCTCTTACCCAGAGATAGGCGAGCGCTTCGGGGGGCGCGATCACTCTAGCGTTATTCACGCTGCTTCGGTCGTTTCAAGTAAGTTATCCACAGATGCTCAGACTAAGGTTTTTGTTGCGGATATAGAGAAGCGATTGTTTGGGTAA
- the trxB gene encoding thioredoxin-disulfide reductase yields MNNSTAQANHHKVIILGSGPAGLTAAIYTSRANLAPLLLHGPLAGGQLTTTTDVENFPGFPEGIMGPELMQMMEKQAVRFGTTLGVDTIVQVDLSSRPFQLKGQSKSYSCDALIVSTGATPKYIGAKNERELLGYGVSTCATCDGAFFRNKVIAVVGGGDSACEEASFLTRFASKLYLIHRRDALRASKIMQDRVLSNPKIELVWNKHVLEVEGDKQAGVTALTLEDTVTKNISTLPVDALFVAIGHTPNSHLFMNQLAMDEGGYLLHSADSAETTIPGVFVCGDVQDHVFRQAVTAAGSGCMAAIGAERWLEAQH; encoded by the coding sequence ATGAACAATTCTACCGCACAGGCAAATCACCACAAGGTAATCATTCTTGGCTCTGGCCCTGCCGGGCTTACCGCCGCTATCTATACCTCACGCGCCAATCTCGCTCCACTGCTCCTGCACGGGCCGTTGGCCGGGGGGCAGCTTACAACCACAACCGATGTTGAGAACTTTCCCGGCTTTCCAGAGGGCATTATGGGCCCAGAGCTGATGCAGATGATGGAGAAGCAGGCGGTACGCTTCGGAACTACGCTGGGGGTAGACACTATAGTTCAGGTAGATCTCTCTTCTCGCCCCTTTCAGCTTAAGGGTCAATCTAAGTCATATAGCTGTGATGCGCTAATCGTATCCACCGGCGCAACGCCCAAGTATATTGGCGCAAAAAACGAGCGCGAGCTGCTCGGCTACGGCGTTTCAACCTGTGCAACCTGTGATGGAGCTTTCTTTAGAAATAAGGTTATAGCAGTCGTTGGTGGTGGAGATTCGGCTTGTGAGGAGGCCTCATTCCTTACCCGCTTTGCAAGCAAGCTTTATCTGATTCACCGTAGGGATGCCCTGCGTGCTTCAAAGATTATGCAGGACCGCGTCCTCTCTAACCCAAAGATCGAGCTAGTCTGGAATAAACATGTACTTGAGGTCGAGGGCGATAAGCAGGCCGGGGTAACTGCACTTACACTTGAGGATACCGTAACGAAGAATATCTCGACCCTGCCCGTAGATGCGCTCTTCGTGGCTATTGGACATACCCCTAATTCACACCTTTTTATGAATCAACTTGCTATGGACGAGGGCGGTTATCTTCTGCACAGCGCAGATTCCGCTGAAACCACCATCCCGGGCGTATTCGTGTGCGGCGATGTTCAGGACCATGTCTTTAGGCAGGCCGTTACCGCGGCAGGTTCTGGATGCATGGCTGCTATCGGCGCTGAGCGCTGGCTTGAAGCGCAGCATTAA
- a CDS encoding ATP synthase F0 subunit C produces MKTLGKISTFALATLVPVTAALAEDATTGGSAFGPVGAGLAIGLAVIGGGIGQGKAVAAMLESFGRNPSVGGKLLAPMLIGMALIESLVILAFVIAIKQG; encoded by the coding sequence ATGAAAACACTAGGAAAGATATCAACTTTTGCACTAGCTACCCTCGTTCCGGTAACTGCAGCTCTAGCTGAGGACGCCACAACAGGCGGCTCAGCGTTTGGTCCTGTTGGTGCTGGTCTGGCTATCGGCTTAGCTGTAATTGGCGGCGGAATCGGGCAGGGCAAGGCTGTAGCTGCGATGCTTGAGTCGTTCGGAAGGAATCCATCGGTAGGTGGCAAGCTTCTCGCGCCGATGTTAATCGGTATGGCGTTAATAGAGTCGCTAGTCATTCTGGCCTTCGTAATAGCGATTAAGCAGGGATAG
- the atpB gene encoding F0F1 ATP synthase subunit A, with product MQEHYTYLNSFGLHDGNTQKLITAVVFGTGLLFIGSQSVRKLAKRRALRGEHDGIIPEERITIAGALDFFIESFVAFQDSILGKENRKYLPLTGTVFIYLLILNILGLIPGVPAATTSVWTTVPVALLIFISFNYYGIREHGLVNYLKHFLGPVWWLAWFILPLELFGTALRILTLNLRLFWNITADHQVLGIFTDLVPVVVPVVFYALGTFVCFMQAFVPTVLTMIYIMLATQHAEEGSEQH from the coding sequence ATGCAAGAACACTATACCTACCTAAATTCATTCGGGTTGCACGACGGCAACACGCAGAAACTAATCACCGCTGTTGTGTTCGGGACGGGGCTGCTTTTTATCGGCTCGCAGAGTGTGCGTAAGCTTGCCAAAAGAAGGGCGCTCCGGGGCGAGCACGACGGGATTATTCCGGAGGAGCGGATAACAATAGCAGGAGCGCTTGATTTTTTCATCGAGAGCTTCGTAGCTTTTCAGGACTCTATCCTTGGCAAAGAGAACCGTAAGTATCTGCCCCTAACTGGCACCGTATTTATTTACCTCCTTATCCTGAATATACTAGGGCTTATCCCAGGCGTTCCAGCAGCCACGACCTCGGTCTGGACGACCGTACCGGTGGCGCTTCTAATATTTATCTCATTTAATTATTACGGCATTCGGGAGCACGGACTAGTTAATTACCTCAAGCACTTTCTTGGGCCAGTTTGGTGGTTGGCCTGGTTTATCCTACCACTTGAGTTATTTGGAACGGCCCTAAGAATCCTAACCCTTAACCTGCGTCTCTTCTGGAATATAACGGCGGATCACCAGGTTTTAGGTATTTTTACGGATCTTGTACCGGTCGTAGTTCCGGTTGTATTTTATGCCCTAGGAACTTTTGTCTGTTTTATGCAGGCCTTCGTTCCAACGGTTCTCACAATGATATACATTATGCTCGCCACTCAACATGCAGAAGAGGGCAGCGAACAGCACTAA